In Arthrobacter alpinus, a single window of DNA contains:
- a CDS encoding aquaporin, with protein sequence MRITVTNWTVIYGRDGEDGFDAVTSGFASNGYRDRSPNGYNMISALLAEIILTAIFLYVILGATDKRAPKGFAGLSIGLTLTSIHLVSIPITNTSINPARSIGVAWFAGPEALGQVWLFIVAPLIGAAIAGLSYQSLFGDKSVAAAAEVAAK encoded by the coding sequence TTGCGCATAACCGTAACGAATTGGACGGTCATCTACGGACGCGACGGCGAGGACGGCTTTGACGCGGTTACCTCCGGCTTTGCTTCCAATGGATACAGAGACCGTTCACCCAATGGCTACAACATGATCTCCGCCCTACTGGCCGAGATCATCCTGACCGCCATCTTCCTGTACGTCATCCTGGGCGCCACGGACAAGCGCGCACCCAAGGGGTTTGCCGGTCTCTCGATCGGCCTCACCCTGACGTCGATCCACCTCGTGTCCATCCCGATCACGAACACCTCCATTAACCCGGCACGTTCCATCGGCGTGGCCTGGTTCGCGGGCCCCGAAGCACTCGGCCAGGTGTGGTTGTTCATTGTTGCCCCGCTCATCGGAGCAGCCATTGCTGGCCTGAGTTACCAGAGCCTCTTCGGCGACAAGTCAGTAGCTGCTGCCGCAGAGGTTGCCGCCAAGTAG
- a CDS encoding alpha/beta hydrolase — MSTAGFRVITVGYQLATVSRVRRSTSGLRWGPAVHYPVPVDEVVAVVREVQRGAPNGVILGGASAGACLSAATVLRLVHEGGDALAGVFFAYGLFHSALPTRSRELRRRLRGLRRLVHAPMILNLMNLHYAGRQSALSEPDAFPGGHPLRGFPPALMIDADHDSMRASGGKFAMELSAARIAVDYHVLPGACHSFLNRPQDPSFADSLDLFIDWARGL, encoded by the coding sequence ATGTCCACAGCAGGATTCCGAGTCATCACCGTCGGGTATCAACTCGCAACCGTCTCGAGAGTTCGTCGGTCGACAAGTGGGTTGCGGTGGGGTCCTGCCGTCCACTATCCGGTACCGGTTGATGAAGTCGTTGCTGTTGTCCGGGAAGTGCAACGCGGGGCGCCCAACGGGGTGATTCTGGGCGGCGCAAGCGCCGGTGCGTGCTTATCGGCCGCAACAGTGCTTCGTTTGGTGCACGAGGGTGGTGACGCTCTAGCAGGCGTCTTCTTTGCGTACGGACTCTTCCACTCCGCCCTGCCAACTCGGTCGCGCGAATTGAGGCGCCGCCTTCGTGGTCTGCGCCGATTAGTCCACGCACCGATGATACTCAATCTAATGAATCTCCACTACGCAGGCCGGCAATCTGCCCTCTCGGAACCCGACGCATTTCCGGGCGGGCACCCTTTGCGGGGATTCCCGCCCGCGCTCATGATTGATGCCGATCACGACTCAATGCGCGCATCTGGCGGTAAGTTCGCCATGGAACTTTCCGCGGCCCGGATCGCAGTGGACTACCACGTACTGCCCGGGGCATGTCATTCCTTCCTTAACCGGCCACAAGACCCTAGCTTTGCAGACAGTCTAGATTTGTTTATCGATTGGGCCCGGGGACTATAA
- a CDS encoding SDR family NAD(P)-dependent oxidoreductase has translation MKRVLITGASSGIGEATARLFAKQGYELVLASRSTARLDALVESVRSVGGIAHSIACDLSTPEGCERLVPEAMSLMGGIDALVNCAGATGAHSIESSTQEVQYLINLNLTAPILLMRDAIAAFKIQGHGTIVNVGSMAGEIGIRGTYSASKFGLRGVTDSVRREVAGDNINVSLVVPNRVLTSMSSGRGRGLVGAEVVARAIERGMHRTARRIVIPRSRRLQILVEAVCPWLIDLATNTRPTRKTLSQSDL, from the coding sequence ATGAAACGAGTCCTAATCACTGGAGCTTCAAGCGGAATCGGTGAAGCTACCGCACGACTTTTCGCCAAACAAGGGTACGAACTTGTCCTCGCATCACGTTCGACGGCTAGACTTGATGCCCTCGTTGAGAGTGTGCGTTCTGTCGGCGGGATTGCCCATTCAATTGCCTGCGATCTATCGACACCAGAGGGCTGCGAGCGACTAGTACCTGAAGCTATGAGCCTAATGGGTGGCATAGATGCCTTGGTCAACTGCGCCGGGGCGACCGGTGCACACTCTATTGAGTCAAGCACGCAAGAGGTTCAGTATCTAATAAACCTGAATTTGACCGCACCGATTCTCCTCATGCGCGACGCTATTGCTGCGTTCAAAATTCAGGGTCACGGGACGATTGTAAACGTCGGTTCGATGGCAGGTGAAATTGGAATCCGAGGAACATATTCAGCTTCTAAATTTGGCCTAAGAGGAGTTACAGACTCCGTTCGGCGGGAAGTCGCAGGAGACAACATCAACGTCTCCCTCGTAGTTCCGAACAGGGTCCTAACTTCCATGAGTTCAGGGCGAGGCCGCGGATTAGTTGGTGCCGAAGTGGTTGCTCGGGCCATTGAGCGGGGAATGCACCGCACGGCTCGCCGCATAGTGATTCCCCGTTCAAGGCGCCTTCAGATTCTTGTGGAAGCCGTTTGCCCTTGGCTAATCGACCTCGCCACCAACACGAGACCCACCAGAAAGACGCTAAGTCAATCCGACTTGTAG
- a CDS encoding NUDIX hydrolase yields METVVHQNPWFRVTEQSQGDLSWFRIHAADTAVVLATTNNEKILFIRGRRGGGPRESYELPGGIVETGENPEDAAIRECREETGYCVAETQSLGHVLQVPAISSTRCHIFQAKITSRGSSALEPGENWQSELLSVAEVHRLIAAGAIEDAATLSALCRYFSASR; encoded by the coding sequence ATGGAAACCGTAGTACATCAAAACCCCTGGTTCAGGGTGACCGAACAATCACAGGGAGATCTATCGTGGTTCAGAATTCACGCCGCTGATACTGCGGTCGTATTGGCCACGACGAACAACGAGAAGATCCTCTTCATACGAGGGCGCCGTGGAGGTGGGCCTCGGGAATCCTATGAATTGCCAGGCGGAATAGTGGAAACGGGAGAGAATCCCGAGGACGCCGCAATTCGTGAGTGCCGGGAGGAGACCGGATACTGCGTGGCGGAAACCCAGTCGTTAGGCCACGTATTACAAGTACCTGCCATAAGTTCTACCCGGTGCCACATCTTCCAGGCAAAAATCACTTCCCGTGGATCGTCTGCCCTTGAGCCTGGAGAGAACTGGCAAAGCGAGTTACTTTCTGTTGCCGAAGTGCACCGGCTAATAGCCGCTGGCGCTATCGAGGACGCAGCCACGCTGTCGGCCTTGTGCAGGTATTTCTCTGCCAGTCGGTAG
- a CDS encoding MFS transporter: MHLQSLKPKEAEERVKLVGWMRSLITRGQDIELRKRSRRTNIVLWLAGYGSGVLGDQMYFVALAWTATRFATPAQVGFLLAAGAVPRALLLLFGGAVADRYGPKWTALVSSAGRAVVIAAISISLSSGASDIALLVLLTTAFGIADALFLPAVASLPAYIADRSSLRRLQGARSLLQRLAMATGPPLVGFLLAHINQGATFAILSAILALSTCLLFFTRVSSPAAKSEAETPCGDSLGGTPRSRSSKNTIRMLRISLIRDARTGLDYVSKHPVLRPMLMIIALSELAIAGPIAAGIPALADDRGWGAQGVGTVLACVGIGAMTTALYLTFGPKLPHPGLYALGSVVLMGPALIVVGAAAEVWLSAGAGLVLGFCGGICGTLIQTFVITMSDPSQLGRVLSVVTLASIGAAPIAYAATGLITQFAGASFAFLCSGVLVSLTGCYALTLKPLRRATLE, from the coding sequence ATGCACCTGCAGTCACTAAAGCCAAAAGAAGCCGAAGAACGAGTCAAGTTAGTAGGATGGATGAGGTCACTCATCACTAGAGGCCAAGATATTGAACTGAGGAAGCGATCACGGCGAACCAACATCGTGCTCTGGTTGGCCGGCTACGGAAGCGGCGTCCTTGGTGATCAGATGTACTTCGTCGCTCTAGCCTGGACTGCCACTCGATTCGCAACGCCAGCTCAGGTAGGTTTTCTCCTTGCTGCTGGAGCGGTACCGCGTGCACTCCTGCTCCTCTTCGGCGGCGCCGTCGCCGATCGATACGGTCCGAAGTGGACGGCGCTCGTCAGTTCCGCGGGACGTGCGGTTGTCATTGCAGCCATATCCATTAGCCTATCGTCTGGCGCTTCTGATATTGCACTGCTGGTTCTGCTTACAACCGCCTTCGGAATCGCTGACGCACTCTTTCTCCCTGCTGTCGCGTCTCTCCCTGCCTACATTGCTGATAGATCGTCTTTGCGTCGCCTACAAGGCGCGCGGTCGCTTCTTCAGCGGCTAGCCATGGCGACGGGGCCTCCTTTGGTTGGTTTTCTCCTGGCGCATATTAACCAGGGAGCTACGTTCGCTATACTTTCGGCCATCCTCGCGCTTTCGACTTGTCTACTCTTCTTTACGCGCGTTTCTTCGCCTGCAGCTAAGTCGGAAGCTGAGACACCTTGCGGGGACAGCCTAGGCGGAACACCCCGTTCCAGAAGCAGCAAGAATACGATCAGAATGCTGCGCATCAGCCTCATTCGCGACGCTAGGACGGGGCTGGATTACGTGTCTAAGCATCCCGTCCTAAGGCCAATGCTTATGATCATCGCCCTTTCGGAGCTTGCCATAGCCGGCCCAATCGCGGCCGGAATACCTGCGCTTGCGGATGACCGCGGTTGGGGGGCGCAAGGAGTAGGCACTGTCCTTGCCTGTGTTGGCATTGGTGCGATGACAACTGCCCTTTACTTAACCTTCGGGCCAAAGCTACCCCATCCAGGTCTCTACGCACTAGGTTCTGTCGTGCTCATGGGCCCGGCCCTTATCGTCGTTGGAGCTGCGGCGGAAGTTTGGCTTTCAGCCGGAGCAGGATTAGTTTTGGGCTTTTGCGGTGGTATTTGTGGGACGTTGATCCAAACCTTCGTAATCACAATGTCGGACCCTTCCCAACTCGGCAGGGTTTTGAGCGTGGTAACACTTGCAAGCATCGGCGCTGCACCAATTGCGTACGCCGCAACGGGACTTATTACGCAATTCGCAGGGGCAAGCTTTGCTTTTCTGTGCAGTGGGGTTCTTGTATCGCTGACGGGTTGCTACGCCCTCACCCTTAAACCACTCCGACGAGCGACCCTCGAATAG
- a CDS encoding condensation domain-containing protein → MGIEVLTLGQSDLVRGTYGPDYSNRYVIAMAITAPGHLDRRRIEAAAQNMERSHPALRTSLTSLTSVFLSRQVVSDHVSGQSRAIHVSVFPDGDDIQDVMDRHVRAMAEQFDVVDGQTWGTVHIRGDNRDYVVFVFNHVLADLVSAAQFVRTFTRSYARERCSPSMKDTYVEFLSELESQWLRTPGADVNWWLQRPWAGISEMPQLQTVDDNQGSAAMQRIDRINGAVIASNFDEGLVISALAQAVQESTSLDLIRIDAAAHGRHDSLRRGAGGWVAHALPFILSNSNHAADVEATKAAADSWPASFQRVRNQPNLPLQQQISGHAFVNFFGSFNPANWKSDGFTASPVQPKYQPSGGTSLTPIRLKIQKQASDWVFAWSFSPRFGTPSLPNDIATQTIAALSIESAKAKRNRILVTAAK, encoded by the coding sequence ATGGGGATTGAAGTACTTACATTAGGCCAGTCAGATCTAGTCCGCGGCACATATGGCCCAGATTACTCGAACAGATATGTCATAGCGATGGCAATTACGGCACCAGGACATCTTGACCGTAGGCGGATTGAAGCCGCCGCTCAGAACATGGAAAGAAGCCATCCGGCTCTTCGAACTTCGCTGACGTCGTTGACATCTGTGTTTCTATCACGGCAAGTGGTGTCTGATCACGTCAGTGGCCAAAGCCGGGCTATCCATGTTTCCGTATTTCCGGATGGTGACGACATCCAAGACGTGATGGATCGACACGTCCGAGCAATGGCTGAGCAGTTCGACGTTGTGGATGGCCAGACGTGGGGAACTGTTCATATTAGAGGCGACAATCGTGACTATGTTGTCTTTGTTTTCAATCATGTCTTAGCAGACCTCGTCTCAGCAGCACAATTTGTGCGAACTTTCACGCGCTCGTACGCACGGGAGCGATGCTCTCCAAGCATGAAAGATACTTATGTTGAGTTTCTTAGTGAGCTAGAGTCCCAATGGTTGCGAACCCCTGGAGCGGATGTGAACTGGTGGTTGCAGCGTCCTTGGGCCGGCATTTCGGAAATGCCGCAACTCCAGACGGTTGATGACAATCAGGGGTCTGCTGCGATGCAACGTATCGACAGGATCAACGGAGCCGTCATCGCGTCAAACTTCGACGAGGGGCTTGTAATTTCAGCTTTAGCACAAGCCGTACAGGAGTCCACTTCGTTAGACCTTATTCGTATTGACGCTGCAGCGCACGGCCGTCATGATTCGCTGCGGCGAGGCGCCGGGGGCTGGGTGGCTCATGCATTGCCGTTCATCCTCAGCAATTCAAATCATGCAGCAGATGTCGAAGCTACGAAGGCGGCTGCGGACTCATGGCCGGCAAGCTTTCAAAGGGTAAGGAACCAACCAAACCTGCCGCTTCAGCAACAAATTAGTGGACACGCGTTCGTAAACTTCTTTGGTTCATTTAATCCTGCTAATTGGAAGTCTGACGGATTTACCGCCTCACCGGTTCAACCAAAGTATCAACCGTCAGGCGGCACGTCGTTGACTCCCATTCGGCTGAAGATCCAGAAACAGGCTTCCGACTGGGTCTTTGCGTGGTCGTTCTCACCTAGGTTCGGTACCCCATCGCTGCCCAATGATATCGCCACGCAGACCATAGCGGCGCTGAGTATCGAGTCCGCTAAAGCGAAACGGAATCGCATCTTAGTTACGGCAGCGAAATAA
- a CDS encoding DUF2599 domain-containing protein, whose product MRKHMIKISYAGVAAAVLLGAVGMTPATASNSFDPIESILNAAPEVLKDSTTASSSDLNREVVSRTNISTGASVELSAQASAGVTLKSSDGTSISIGLPSTDKEPVVKKVRNQIAYDNRDGSTTVPIPKADGSVQITTVLADSSAPLRYEYELGLPEGARLQLEPSGSVSIVNNEGIFVGGVLPAWAKDANGESVATNYEVSGNKLVQVVTLSGNEVFPVVADPWLGIGLIDKVEKSTVAGMGSRYLVHPTIWGRGGAGIAARWAAWGEAAEKGVPRTATLENQFLCHYDARPVTTFKSSWNLEAYTPDKGYLGFVGNMCN is encoded by the coding sequence ATGAGAAAGCACATGATTAAGATTAGCTACGCGGGGGTGGCTGCGGCAGTTTTGCTGGGTGCCGTTGGTATGACCCCCGCTACCGCAAGCAACAGTTTCGATCCGATTGAATCGATCCTCAATGCAGCACCCGAAGTTCTCAAAGATTCCACCACAGCTTCTTCCTCCGATCTCAATCGTGAGGTGGTAAGCCGTACAAATATTTCGACTGGGGCCAGCGTTGAGCTATCCGCGCAAGCATCCGCCGGAGTAACGCTCAAATCAAGCGATGGAACCTCGATTTCCATCGGGTTGCCGAGCACAGACAAAGAGCCGGTAGTTAAGAAAGTCCGAAACCAGATCGCGTATGACAACCGCGACGGCTCAACAACTGTGCCTATTCCGAAGGCCGACGGTTCGGTTCAGATTACGACCGTGCTGGCTGACTCCTCTGCGCCGCTGAGGTACGAATACGAGCTGGGCCTCCCCGAAGGTGCTCGTCTTCAGCTTGAGCCTTCAGGGAGTGTTTCCATCGTCAACAATGAAGGCATATTCGTTGGGGGTGTTTTGCCGGCATGGGCAAAGGACGCCAACGGTGAAAGCGTGGCTACAAACTATGAAGTATCGGGAAACAAGCTTGTTCAAGTGGTCACACTGAGCGGCAATGAAGTTTTTCCAGTCGTGGCAGATCCTTGGCTAGGAATCGGACTAATTGACAAGGTCGAGAAGAGCACTGTTGCGGGCATGGGTTCTAGATACCTAGTTCATCCAACCATCTGGGGCCGCGGCGGCGCCGGGATCGCAGCCCGTTGGGCTGCCTGGGGCGAAGCTGCGGAGAAAGGCGTGCCCCGGACCGCGACCTTGGAGAATCAATTCCTTTGTCACTACGACGCACGCCCTGTAACGACCTTCAAGTCGAGTTGGAACCTCGAAGCCTACACCCCCGACAAAGGCTACCTAGGTTTTGTCGGCAACATGTGCAACTGA
- a CDS encoding Helicase associated domain protein: protein MLRWDISLHPSWDRMYKSGMTVREISDFTGRPLSTVQRHLQVRQTYDDDIRPIHDAANAARGPGWPTTHWQRRYKATQIFLAANGRLPAVGGDEEEPSLARCVAHQRALHIRGELPDIQITLMDKLPGWTHREPSVNRDEHWHERLEDLHAFVMETGAMPRYKRYDGEEEHSLGVWLHTQHQGRAEGRLKQWRLEALDAALPGWRSRM, encoded by the coding sequence ATGTTGCGCTGGGATATCTCGTTGCACCCGTCGTGGGATCGCATGTACAAGTCTGGGATGACCGTGCGTGAGATCTCCGACTTCACGGGCCGGCCGCTCTCGACCGTGCAACGTCACCTGCAGGTCCGGCAAACCTACGACGATGACATCCGTCCCATTCATGATGCAGCCAACGCGGCACGCGGCCCGGGCTGGCCCACCACACACTGGCAACGACGCTATAAAGCTACCCAAATCTTCCTTGCGGCAAACGGCAGGCTACCCGCTGTCGGTGGTGATGAGGAAGAACCTTCGTTGGCCCGTTGTGTCGCCCACCAGCGCGCTCTACATATCCGTGGCGAATTACCCGACATTCAAATCACGCTCATGGACAAGCTGCCCGGTTGGACACACCGGGAGCCCTCAGTGAATCGCGACGAGCATTGGCATGAACGTCTCGAAGATCTACACGCATTCGTCATGGAGACAGGTGCAATGCCACGCTACAAGCGCTACGACGGCGAAGAAGAGCATAGCCTCGGCGTTTGGCTCCACACCCAGCACCAGGGCCGAGCAGAAGGACGCCTAAAACAATGGCGCCTTGAAGCTCTCGATGCGGCCCTGCCGGGCTGGCGCAGCAGGATGTGA
- a CDS encoding CHAT domain-containing protein: MNSFPLDDFLSGRRVWFNAIVERIVDSRVRRTFSSNVSNLSSAEMALLTTHVGLGHIYGILDSDAEVAGFLSKVEVEQIISRHWREGHFDRRLATHLLVLWQSIYRLGRDLGQVRPELLVLLHQSQLGARERSSTEVNLEPHYSDVLIRYLLVIGPVVPLPLPKDISVDLDCSESHLSMLRGLFKLDRDGISKHVTWLELLACWPDDAEDEWKCDALRASSNQILLPKSMHGGWPNSAPSGIPGWVADTVATSGARICDASSGFVPSWLIVAESEDQMKAIRQWSYEPTFFHGIDGENVVLLGIPLTLSGIVDVVRATWAFDLEDSRSLNSLRTLLSIGAVRIDIYKIDAHASLEYVYSFGCRLPPELVGIAYKHLAENEPNIDDVKMFTPLSQIQRLRSMAHVEQQSFEMVRQGLMSESGSDLHTAFRHYLEIIDATTLATFSGYPVDPNPPREAREEFLIAIASSGSQHIDELDLSELGPGRGYVQITMTRDSPILLVANAAYLNADLTVAVVSHEFAGPFDTSWSYEKQNQELSKGFDGLKELLDAGINKLVVNAHSTAYNLTYHEAFLRLGFIEVSYTHRAASLRHRERPAEGFGVTCGFPGEGQDLIKAVDTELDFVDNIYHSTRVEFLPTKLPRTVHLAGHGYSGARSYEVGLAIHPSEPLSSARILLDLDASATDLVYLSACSTGRGTFHELQLAETIPLDIAFLEKGARAVLSTSAPVNDSVACFFACVFHHARSGGQTIWNSYSIARHASEKRKIPRDQTQLRKMLDVAWPLWEKDLHDGSKTYPYDWQLFRVSGRHWE; the protein is encoded by the coding sequence ATGAATTCATTTCCCCTTGATGATTTCCTTAGCGGTCGTCGTGTCTGGTTTAACGCTATAGTGGAGCGAATCGTAGACAGTCGCGTTAGGAGGACTTTCTCGAGTAATGTGTCTAACCTGTCATCCGCGGAGATGGCGCTTCTGACTACTCATGTTGGGCTTGGCCATATTTATGGAATTCTAGACAGTGATGCCGAAGTTGCAGGGTTTCTATCAAAGGTAGAGGTGGAGCAGATTATTAGCCGGCATTGGCGCGAGGGTCATTTTGATCGCCGGCTCGCTACTCATCTGCTCGTTCTTTGGCAGAGCATCTACCGTTTGGGCCGGGATCTGGGACAAGTGCGTCCTGAACTTCTCGTTCTCCTGCATCAATCGCAGCTTGGTGCTCGGGAGCGAAGTTCAACGGAAGTAAATCTCGAGCCACATTATTCGGACGTATTAATTCGTTATCTATTGGTAATTGGTCCAGTTGTCCCATTGCCGCTGCCCAAAGATATTTCCGTCGATCTCGACTGCAGTGAAAGTCACCTGTCTATGCTCCGTGGGCTGTTCAAATTGGATCGCGACGGTATTTCTAAACATGTTACTTGGCTAGAGCTTCTTGCATGTTGGCCTGATGATGCGGAAGACGAGTGGAAGTGCGATGCGCTCCGAGCATCTAGCAATCAAATATTGCTGCCCAAGAGTATGCACGGAGGGTGGCCAAATTCAGCACCCAGCGGCATTCCAGGATGGGTCGCGGACACAGTTGCGACTAGCGGCGCTCGGATATGTGATGCATCATCAGGGTTCGTTCCCAGTTGGTTGATTGTCGCTGAGTCGGAGGACCAGATGAAGGCCATTCGTCAATGGTCGTATGAGCCTACGTTCTTTCACGGCATCGATGGAGAAAATGTAGTGCTTCTTGGAATCCCTCTCACTCTATCCGGCATTGTCGATGTGGTTAGAGCCACTTGGGCATTCGATCTTGAGGACTCAAGGAGTCTAAATAGCCTGAGGACTTTACTATCTATAGGCGCAGTTCGAATTGACATATACAAAATTGATGCCCATGCCTCGTTGGAGTATGTTTATTCATTTGGCTGCCGCCTTCCTCCTGAACTTGTGGGAATTGCGTACAAGCACTTGGCCGAGAACGAGCCCAACATCGATGACGTCAAGATGTTCACGCCTCTGAGTCAGATACAGAGACTACGCTCCATGGCTCACGTCGAGCAGCAATCATTTGAGATGGTCCGACAAGGACTCATGTCAGAATCCGGCTCCGATCTCCATACCGCTTTTCGTCACTATCTCGAGATAATCGATGCCACGACCTTGGCCACTTTTAGTGGATATCCTGTAGACCCCAATCCGCCACGGGAGGCACGAGAGGAATTTCTCATTGCCATCGCATCATCGGGAAGTCAGCATATCGATGAACTAGACTTGTCAGAACTTGGTCCGGGGCGCGGGTATGTCCAGATAACAATGACTCGAGATTCACCTATCTTGCTAGTCGCAAATGCTGCCTACCTGAATGCGGATTTGACCGTAGCTGTGGTATCGCACGAATTTGCAGGTCCTTTCGACACATCGTGGTCCTACGAAAAGCAAAATCAAGAACTTTCGAAAGGCTTCGATGGGCTCAAGGAACTCTTGGATGCTGGCATCAATAAATTGGTTGTGAATGCACACTCGACGGCCTACAATCTGACTTATCATGAAGCCTTTCTGAGGCTCGGATTTATAGAGGTTTCGTATACCCACCGTGCGGCGAGTCTCAGGCATAGGGAACGTCCAGCAGAAGGTTTCGGCGTTACGTGTGGTTTTCCTGGCGAAGGGCAGGACCTAATCAAAGCTGTCGACACAGAGCTTGATTTCGTAGACAACATCTACCATTCAACGCGGGTAGAGTTTCTACCGACCAAATTGCCTCGAACAGTGCATCTTGCTGGACACGGGTATTCTGGCGCGCGGAGCTATGAAGTTGGACTAGCCATACACCCCAGCGAGCCGTTGTCTTCAGCCCGCATACTCCTAGACTTGGATGCATCTGCAACAGATCTTGTGTACCTATCTGCTTGTTCAACTGGCCGCGGCACCTTCCACGAACTTCAGCTGGCGGAGACTATTCCTCTGGACATTGCATTTCTGGAGAAGGGCGCACGCGCGGTTCTTTCCACGTCAGCGCCAGTGAACGACTCCGTGGCTTGTTTTTTTGCCTGCGTTTTCCATCACGCGCGTTCCGGAGGTCAAACAATTTGGAACTCCTATTCCATCGCGCGTCACGCCTCTGAGAAGCGTAAAATCCCACGCGACCAAACTCAGCTTCGGAAAATGCTTGATGTAGCTTGGCCGCTCTGGGAAAAGGATCTCCATGATGGGAGCAAAACATATCCTTATGATTGGCAACTCTTTCGCGTTTCCGGACGTCACTGGGAATAG